The nucleotide window GATAAACCTGTGGTTTTGCCGTCAGCCGGACGATTATTTAACGTGTCATTGAGCTTTTTGTGATCCAGCTCTTTCACCCATTTCGCCACCACCACCGTTGCCACACCGTTACCGACCAGGTTGGTTAACGCACGGGCTTCAGACATAAAGCGGTCAATACCGAGAATTAACGCCAGGCCGGCCACCGGCAGGTGCCCCACCGCCGAAATGGTCGCCGCCAGCACGATAAAGCCACTGCCTGTTACACCTGCCGCCCCCTTAGATGAGAGCAGGAGCACCACCAGCAGGGTAACCTGATGGAAAATATCCATATGGCTGTTTGTTGCCTGAGCGATAAACACCGCGGCCATCGTCAGGTAGATCGACGTGCCATCCAGGTTAAATGAGTAGCCCGTTGGAATAACCAGCCCCACCACCGACTTACGACAACCCAGTTTTTCCATCTTATCGAGCATACGCGGCAGTGCAGATTCAGAGGACGACGTGCCCAGAACAATCAGCAACTCTTCGCGGATGTAGCGGATAAATTTGAAAATGCTGAAACCCGCCGCGCGGGCAATTGACCCCAGCACCACCACCACGAACAGAATACAGGTGATATAGAAGCAGATAATCAGCTGACCCAGCTGCACCAGCGTACCCACACCGTATTTACCGATGGTGAACGCCATTGCACCGAAGGCACCAATCGGAGCCAGACGCATGATCATATTGATGATGCCGAAGATGACCTGCGAGAAGCTTTCAATCACGTTAAAGATGAGCTGGCCTTTGCTGCCCAGACGGTGCAGAGCAAAGCCAAACAGCACGGCAAACATCAGCACCTGCAGGATGTTTCCGCTGGCGAATGCGCCGATGACGCTACCCGGAATAATGTCCAGCAGGAAGGCCACAACGCCCTGATCCTTCGCCTGGTCGGCATAAACCGCGACCGCTTTGGCGTCCAGCGTCGACGGGTCAACGTTCATGCCCGCACCTGGCTGCACCACGTTAACGATAATCAGACCAATAATCAGGGCAATGGTACTGACCACTTCGAAATAAAGAAGCGCAACTGCACCGGTACGACCCACCGCTTTCATGCTTTCCATGCCAGCGATGCCGGTCACCACCGTACAGAAGATCACCGGAGCGATAACCATTTTGATGAGCTTAACGAACGCGTCGCCAAGCGGTTTCATTTGTGCGCCCAGTTCAGGGTAGTAGTGGCCAAGCAGAATACCGATTGCGATGGCTGTCAGGACCTGAAAGTAAAGGCTTTTGAAGAGAGAGTTTTTCATAGGGTGTCCTTGGGAAGAAAAACCACAGGCTTTATAAAGTTATGGTTAGCCTGCGGCTTTAAAATAACACCCGTAAAACATGACAGAAATAAACCGACATCAACTTTGAAACACAAATGTTAAAAACTTTGAGCTGACTCGCACAAGCCAGCAACAAAATTACACTTTTGCGTTATTGCCAGCGCTGGAAATATACCGTTGCTCAAAGACATCCGACGGGACGGCGCGAGCAAACAAAAAGCCTTGTCCACTTTCCACACCCGCTTCAGCCAGCCAGTCGCGCTGAGCTTCCGTCTCGATGCCCTCTGCAATCACATGCAGGTTGAGACTGCGTGCCATATGGATAATGGCCTGCACCAGGCTGCTGTCATCCGGCAGCCCGTCAACAAAGGCTTTGTCAATTTTCAGGACATCCACCGGCAGTGTTTTCATGTGCTGGAGCTGACGCAACCCGGCGTAGCCCATGCCAAAATCGTCCAGCGCAATACGAATACCGGCATTTCGCAGCGGTTTCAGGATCGCGACCGCCTCATTCGGATCGTCAATGCGACGGCTTTCCGTCACTTCCAGAATCAGCGTATCGGGCTGGATCCGGTAACGATGAATCAACTCCAGCATCTCAGAAACCATCGTCGGGTGCATAAGCTGCAGGGCTGACAGATTCACCGACAGCGGCAGGGTCACGCCACGCGCCTGCCAGGCGGCAAGCTGGCGGCACGACTCCTCAAGCACCCAGTAGCCTACGGTAACCATCAGGCCGCAGGACTCGATACGCTCGATAAACCCTTCAGGTAGCTCCCACGAGCCATCCGGCTGCTGCATACGCAGCAACGCTTCGGCACTTTTGACCTCGCCCGTCAGCAAATTCACCTGCGGCTGCATCCAGATGGCAAACTGGTGGTTATCCAGCGCGGTGAGAATATCGCTCTCTTCGGTCAGGCGCTGCTGCGCATTTTCCATTTGCTCCGGGTCGAAGAACTGGATCTGGTTTTTCCCTTTGCGGCGGGCAGTCTGGGCCGCCGAGAACGCGCGACGGTAAAGCTGTTCTGCCGTCAGGTCGCCGTAAAACATCGCAATCCCGATGCTGGCGCTCGGACGAAGCTGGATACCCTGAACCGGCAGCCGCTCATTAATGACAGTGAGCACTTGCTGACCTAATGTGACGGCATGCCACGGCTCTTTCACACCATGAGCAATAATCACCAGGTCATAACCACTCACCTGGGTCAGTACCATGCGCGGTGCCAGGACGGATTTCACTTTTTCCACCAGCGTCAGCAACAACACTTCGCGCTGGCTCTCTTTAAGCACACCCGCCGTATCCTGCAGAGTTTCACAGGCAACCACCATCAGCGCCGTTGTCTGCTGGCGGGCAACAGTCTGCTCCAGCAGCGCCATCAGAAACGCTTTGTTGGGTAACTCCGACACCGGAAATCGCGTGGCGCTGCTGTTTAACTCGTCCTGCTGACGCAGGATGCGCTGTTGGTTGATATTGTAGCTGCGCACCAGCATGCCTATCTCATCGTCATGATGAAGGCGTGGCAGCTCAAGCTGGTGTCCCACCTGGTTCTGTGGTGAAAGGTTATTCAGCTCCCTGGCGATGTGACGCAAGGGGTGAACAATCAACCGGTTAATACACCAGGTGAGCGCCACGCTCAGAATGAGCGTCAAAAGTAAGTAAGTAGTTACTAACGTAGCCACCCAGTTCATCACGAACTTATACATGCGGTATGAGTCCGCCTGCAGCACCAGATAAGCTAACGGCTGGGGGTTGGCTGGTCGTTCGAGCGAATAAACGGGTAGCGAGATTTGTACCGGCAGCTCAAACAGGCGCATAACCATCATTGGGACGGGCCGTTCAGGGATAAAACTCATCCGCAGTGCCTGGAACTGGTTAGGTAACACCACATCCGCCCGGCTGACAATACCGGCAGGCTGAATGCGTTTTAAAATACTTTCCGCTTCGGGGATATCCCCTTTCAGGATAGAAGCTGAGAGTGGGCCGCGCACCGAGCGCGCAATACTTTCTAATTGCGAAGCCGTGTTATAGCGATTCTGCTGTACGGAATGAAACAGCAAAATAACGCAGAAGAGGAATACAAACAGCATCGTGACGGCAGAAACCATCGCCATCTGTTTGATCGTTAAAGAACGGCTGACACGCAAAATGACTCTCCACAAAACTCGAAGCGCAAGGCGCACCAGGGGGTAAACCTGGTGCGCCTGAGTATACCCGATTGCTACACTTTTTAGAGAGCCTTACACATGGATTAAGCTAAATCTGATTACCAGTCTGCGTACGGTATGAGCGGTTGCGGCGGTAAGTCCATATCGCCCTGCCAGCCCGCTGCGGAATAACGCACATAGAGCAGCGCATGGCTCGGGGTGTAATCTTTCGCTTCCTGAATATCAACACCGAGACCGACAAACCAGTTGGAGGTCACACGGCGTTCAATGATGGCTCTTGCGGTATAACCGGTTCCTGAAGAACTGCTGCCCGTTTCCATCACACCCCTGTCGGTGTAACGACCAGGCTCATCGGTTGGGATCAGCCCCTGAAGCGGATAACGCAGCACATCGTCAGTTTTTGAATGCGACCACGACACGGAGCCACCCAGTTCCCACGACCAGTTCTCAGTGCGTTTCCGCCAGGTCACCGGTAATGCAAAGGAGACATACTCCTGCGGGCTATAATAGCCGCCCTGTCCCAGGGTATAGCCGCTCAGATCTTTGTCATAATGCCAGAGCATGTTAGTCAGGCCGGCTGTCAGGCGCTCATTATTTTGATTAATGATCTTGTAGTAGTAACCGGTCATCCAGCGGACGCGCCAGTTATCTTCCACATTTTTACCCGTCAGGCTGTCCGCGCTCAGGCTTGACCAGATACCATTCGCCTCACCTTTGTCATAGCTTATGCTCACGCCACCACCGGTTGCACGTACGCCGCCCCATGTGGTGTCCGTATTGGAGTCATGCTGACCGGCAAAAGCCAGCACGGAGCTGGAAATTGGGCGACGATGGGCATTAACGGTATAGCCAATTGGGCCCAGGTCATTGCTATAGCTCAGGCTGCCAACAACATCCACCACATCAAAGCCCATCGGCGTCGTACCGATGTCCATCGCCCAGGTTTTGTTCTTCCAGCCTACGGCGATGCTCGCGCCATTTGCCGACTGATTAGTATTGCCATGACAAGGCGTTTCCGCACAGGTACCCCATTTAGGATCGTATTCCCCGTTTTTGGTGGCAAACGAACCGGCATCCATATTGACCAGGTCACTGCGGAAGAACATACGCCCATCCGCCAGCGGTGCATCTGCCTGCAGCATAGTGGTATGCGCTTTGAGGTCGGAATATCCGCCCGTGCCGCTTGAACCCCAGTAATCGTGTTGCAGCGTGACGTTAACATCCTGCTGACGGTACAGATCACCGGCATCGCTGCGTACGCCGCGCTTCAGCCAGTCATCTTTCTCATCATTTCGTGTCAGGCGGGTAAAGCTGTCATTGTCAACCGGACGCGTGGTTGTGATACCGGACGACACCATCGCATCTTTATACGTTTCCAGCGCCTGTTGAGGCTGGCCGTTTTGCGCCTGGAAACGCGCCGCATCACGTAACACCAGCGCATTTTCCATAGAAGCGGGCTGCGATTTGGCCTGAGGGATGATTTTGCTGAACGTTTGTTCTGCGGCGGCAGAATCGCCAAGACCCGCCTGCGCCATCGCCACCCGGCGCTGCATGTTGAGTGACAACGGCTGGCCATGCTGTGCGGCAGGCAGTTTCGCCAGCTCTGCACGCGCAGCGTCTTTATTGCCTTCAGCAATATACACTTCGGTCAGACCGAGGATCGCATCTTCGTTTTGCGGCTCACGCTGTAAAACGGTGCCGTAGGCGGTTTTCGCGGCCTCGCGATCGCCACGCTGCTGTGCCCAGTCCGCAAGCGTTAAATCAATACGGGTGGAAGCCGGTTGCTGACGGAGCATATTCTCCGCCTCCTGCTCCTTACCGCTATCCCGCAGACGGTTCGCCGTTTCCAGCACCTGATTACTTTGCAGGCGATCGGCCAACTCCTGAATATTGCTGTTCCACTGGCTACGCGGCAGCTTGTCCAGATGTGCGAGCGCGGCTCTGTCCTGATCGTTACCCGACAGGTAAAGCCCGTTTGCATAGACCTGATCCGGGTCGGACGGTTTTTGGCTGGCAAGCTGACGCATCAGGTTATCCGCCTGGCTGCGCTGGCCTGCGCTATAGAGATCGCGCGACAGACGGTAGGTTATCCACACATCTCCGGGAGAGAGCGCCAGACGACGGCGCTGAATTTCTGCGGCCTGAGCGTATTTTCCCTGGTTTTCCAGCTGTTCTGCCTGGGAAGAGAGCTGCTCGTTGGTCAGACTACGTTCAATATCATCAATACTGCGACGCTGGCTGGCAGACAGCGACTGAATAAACTGTGAGGCTTTCTCCGGGGACTGCGCGCGATAGATATTGGCAAGGCCGCGTACCGCATTGCTGTTACCGCTGTCCATACGCAACGCCTGACGATAATAGCGCTCGGCAGCCGCATTATCTTTGCGCGCCACCGCGACATCGCCCAGCCCCAGCACCGCATAGCTGTCGGTATTGTCGATGTTACGCGCCTGCTGATAGTCACGCTCCGCCTGTGCAGGGTTATTCGCCTTGAGCGCGGCGTCACCCTGCTGGATAAGCAGCCAGTAGCGGTTAACCTTCAGCAGACTATCCCATTTACCCCGGTTATCACTCTGCGGATCGAGGGCGATCGCCTTTTCAAACTGAGCGACCGCGCGGGCACGATCGCCTTTCTGCGAATACGCCTGGCCCAGCGCGCCAACGGCTTCACTGTCGGCATGATTCGCGCTGACCGCTTTCTGCAGCTCTGCCACCGCCTTACCGCCCTGCCCGGCATCGACGGCTGCTAATCCTTCCGCTTTTGCACGGAACGCTGGATCGGCGAGCTGTTTTTGCTGCGCTTCAAGCTGTGAACGCGCCGCCGCCACGCTATCACCGTCACTAAACACGCTCAGGTATTTTTGCAACGCGCTAACGCTGGCGCTGCTGGCTGGCTGGTCTTTGATCTGCTGATACCACATATCAGACGCCTGTCTACGGCCACCGTTGGATTTAGCCATCTCCCGCAGCACAGCAAAGCCTTCATCACTGCGTCCGCTCTGGAACAGTAGTTGCGCCAGCGTCGCCTGCAGCTGCGTATTGCCGGGGCTACTGGCATTGATTTTCTTCAGCTGGTTAATGGCCGAACTGCGGCGAGCCGGGTCTTTCGCCACCACGTTCCAGTATTCTGTCGCCAGATCGCCGCCAGGCGGGTTTCCGGCAAAGAGCTTGTCATACGCGGCAATCGCTTCCTGGGTGTGACCTGTCGTGGCCAGTAAACGCGCCTGCTGTAGCGCCTGACGACCATCAGGGGTGGAAAGCAGCATCGTATTGCGCGACGACTGGTAGGCACCGGAGCTCGGCGCAATCCCTTTCAGACGATCCAGCTCTTTTTGCGCACCGGCAGTATCCCCCTGACGCAGCAGGTAACGGAAGCGTGCGGCAATGACGTCAGGGTTGTTCGGGTCAATCAGTTCAAGACGATAGAGCGACTGACGAACCAAATCCTCGCGCTGCGTCGATTCTCCCAGACGTACCTGTTCCAGCAGCTGTTGCTGTTGCGGGGAATTCGCGGCCTGAGCCAACGGCATCAAAGCCAGGCCAAGCGATAAACTGAGTAGATTTAATGTGAACTTGCGCATTCCTGGCCCCAATCCGGTATTAATTCACCTTTTGCGGTGAAGCGAAAACGATGCTGATCCCATCCTTGTCCAAAGAGGGTCAGCACGTAGCTGTAATAGGCATTTTTATCGGGAAAATGGTCTGCAACACGCTGGCGTTGTGCCGCCTGCGCGTCACGCTTTTGTAAAAAAGGTAGCAGTGAGGCGGAAAAACCAACCGGGCCTTTGCCCGTATGTTTCCCGCTTGCCACATCCACTTTCTCCGGCGGCACACCTTGTTTCGTTGTCATTGCGGCCATCGGCTGTAAACGCGCCAGCAACCTGGCCTTCTGTGGGTCCTGATCGCTCATCATGCCCACCCAGAGGTAGACACGGATGGCGTCGTAGCTGCCCACCAGCGATTTATTCTGCTTTAACTGCCAGCCTCTGTTTTTCTGATATTGCACCCAGTCCGGGGAAAAACCTTTCGGCGCAGTCTCCAGCAGTAAGCGCAGGTTCGTTTCACGAAGCGTGGTCCACGGGGCACCAAAACGCGTGAAATAGCTCGCCAGCTGAGGGGGAAGATAGCTGGGGTTAAAGCGCCAGACATGTGCCTCGGCAAAGCCGACTTTACCCGGCAGCAGCATCGAGCCAAGCCCTGGCACTTTCACCACTTCCTCGCTGACAATGCGCTTAAGTAATGCCTTGCCTGTGCGGGTGTAGTCCGGATGTTTCCATAACCGACCCGCTTCGAGCAGTGACCAGGCAATCCAGATATCAGCATCCGACGCGGAGTTTGTATCAATAATCGCCCAGTTTTCTTTGTCTTTCTGCCCCCATAACCAGGCCGGCAGATGGTCGTGTAAATTCCCCTGGGCAAGATTGTCGCGCGTCCATGTCAACAGCAGGTCAAACGTCTTACGGTCATTCGCTGCCAGCGCAAAGAACAGCGCATAGCTTTGCCCTTCAGATGTACTAATTTTGCGCGTGTCACTGGGATCAATGACACGCCCGCTTTCACTGATGTAGTCCTGTTTAAACTGCTCCCAGGCAGGCCAGGTGCAGGCGGCGCGAAGACTCGTCGTCGCCAGCATCAACGCGGCTAACACACACCAGTGAAAGGCTTTCATCACATCTTACTCACGATCCGGGTTCAGGCGACGACGACTGATGATTCGCAGCAGACGCCACAGCACCCATGCCAGCAACACCACGCTCACTGCAGCCAGAATAGCCAGCAGCACCGGATGGTTAGCCAGGGCATACCACAGACGCTCGAACCACGGCAGATGACCCACATAGTAGACATCGCCTACGCGCAGGCTGTTGACCCCCGATTCACGAATGATCGCGACCGAACCAAACATAGACGCACGCTTACCACTGTCATTCATTGCATTGTTAAGCAACGTATAACCGCGTGGGCTATCCGCCAGCAGTGCTACCACGCTACGCTGGTCGTTGTAAGGTGACTGGAAGCCAACAACCGCAGCCATCGCCCCCTGAGAGGTTACCGTCGTTTGTACGCTGGCCTGACGATCGTTGGAATCCGGCATGATGCTCGGGAATTCAGTCTGACGCAGCGGTGTGTTAACCCAGGACTGGGTCGCCTTCACCAGCAAGTCGACGCGTTTTTCATCCTTCAGCTTATCCGGGATGCTCCCGATCAGCATGATGTCGGCATCTTTGTTCTGGATCTGGCTACCATCGTCGGTCAACGTGACGTTAATCGCCGGTAAGCCCGTTTGCGCCCCCATCGACGCCATTGTGTCCAGCAGGGTGGTAACCTGAGCTTCGTTTGGCGCTTTTGGCATCACAACAATGGATTCAGACAGGTCAGCCATGCGGCTGAACGGGAAGCTGGCATTAGCAAACGCACGCAGATCCGGCATCGCAAGGAAGTGATAGAACTTCGAGAAGTCGATGGTCGACTCGTCACCAATCACGACGTGGTTCTGCACCGGCTGGAAGGTGATGCAGTTGTCCGCCGAACCGCCAGGCATCGGGTTCATGTACTGGAAGTCAAAGCGCAGCTGGTTCACCGCACCCAGTTTCAGCGCCGGAATAGAGACATCGGTTTTACCATCCAGCAGCCCCTGCAGCACCGGCAGACGCAACATCAGCTGGTTATTATCCTGAGTGCTGATCAGACCGAAGGATTGCAGGAACTGGTTGTTCAGGCTGATATCCATACGCGAGCTATCTTTGGTGGCTGGCGCGGTATAGCGGTACTTCAGATTGATATCGATCCCGTTCGTGTGCAGCAGATACAGATCGGGCGGTAGATTCAGTGACAGGTTGACAGGTGCAGGCTCAAGCCCCGTCGACTGAAGTTGTTCTTCATAGGTTTTCAGCTCACCAAAGGTAATGGCACGATCGGTACGCACCCAATTTGGCGCATCGTAAGGTTTACGCGCCAGCAGTGGCTTCACATCATCGACAACCACGCTGGTACCACGGAACAGGACATTACCCTGCGCAATCCCTTTTGCTGCCTGCACCAGATCTTTATCATCACGACCAAACACCACCAGCAGTTTTACGTACGGGTTGTCAGGGTGGCTCATGATTTCAACCGTAGGGGCTTTCACGTCCGGATGATCACGCAGGAAAGAGGGACGTTTGTCATTGGTCGCAAAGACCACGGCATTACGATCCGGCAGTTGATCGAACATCACCGGGAAGTTCTGTCCGCGCCAGGCGGAACGGGAGCCAAACCAGGATGCCACAATGGTGGCCGCCAGCTGTTGGGTCACGTCCGGGGATGCCGCGAACACCACCGGCAGCGTTAACTGACGGTTATCGCGAGGATCAAAGAACGGGATCGGGAACGACGAGAGATCGTTTTTCAGCGACAGCGACTGGTAGGTCATCTGCAACGATGAGTTACGACCCACGTCCACCCACAGCGTGCTGCTGGCCGGGTTTTCACACACGTCACGGTAGTGACCCACGAACTCCAGCCGGACACGGTTAAAGTCGGTGATAAACAACGGGTTGATTGGCACCTGTGCCAGCGTTTTTTTACCCAGCTGTTCTTTCGTGACAGGCAGTACGTCCATCAGCTCGTCATTCAGGTAAACCTTGAGCTGCGATTGTACTGGCAGAAGCGCCGGAGATGGCGTGTACTCGAGATTCAGCATCGCCTTCGATACGACTTCATCGCTGCGCATGCCAAACTCAATGCCACCATCAGGGTTGATGCCACGCAGCACCATGCTGCCCGGAGGTGGGGCAATCTGGGCAAAGGTCAGCTTCACGTCCCGCGACGGGGCATTTTCCGCGACAACGGGCGCGTTAGCACCACGGACTCCCGGCATAACCTGCCCGACGACGCTCTGGTCTGCCGACAGCGTGTTCCCCTCCGCAGACAAGTTCGCAGCAACGTTCTCCGTTTGACCGGATGCTGCTGTGACCGCAACCACAGGAACCGTTGAGGCAGCCGTGGCTGCTGCGTTTTCAGGCGCTGCGTTAGCCATTGTTGCGGGGAGCGCACTCATCCCCATTGCCACTGCACATAACCAGGAAAGTTTTGTTTTCATCGCGTTATCATCATTGTTGAGCCATAACCGGGTCCGCCTGCTTCGCCTCATCCCGCTCAGGACGACGAGGAATGAACGACACGACCCAGGAAACCAGCGAAGTAAGTGTCCGGAAAATTAATTTCACCGATGACGGGGCAAATTCTGCAAGGTGACGATAGCCACGGAACCCCAGCTTCAGAATATCCAGCAGGCTTTCCAGAGGTTTATCTTCCGGGAAGCTGTCCTGCCAGAGAGCCCACGTGTCCGCGCGGGCAAACGTACACTGCACAAAATCAATATGTTGCTTCTTGGTCAGCGGCATCAGCTGCAGACCGACTTCATTGCCTAACACACGCACAACCTGCGTCGGGAAGACATACTCTTGCTGACCACGCTTGAGCAGCAGGTTAACTTTCTGCCCCTCCAGCACCTTCGCCTGACCGTTGATTTTGATACCCAGACCACCGTCCGAGAAGTCATGCACGGTACAGGAGAAGAGATGGCCATCTTCACGGGCTATCGCCGCAGGCATGCTGATTTCAACACGATGCGCGCGACGTACCTGTTTGCTTTCCACCGACACCGCCACCGCGCCGCCGAGGATAATCAGGTTGTAGAACACCCATGCCATACTCACGAATACCGTCAGGATCTCGTTTTCAGGGCCGTAGAAGTAACGCCAGACGCCGGCAATGACGCCAACGATATTGAGCAGTACGAGGAAGATGTACGGACGGGAGATCACCCAGTCGACATACTCTTCTTTCACCAGGCCACCTTTCGCGGTGACGTTGAATTTGCCTTTATGTGGATTAATCAGCGCCACCATCGTTGGCGGTGCGATATACCAGGCCAGCACTGTTTCGTAGATTTCACTCCAGAACGAGTGGCGATATTTGCCCTGAATCTTCGAGTTCGTCAGGCTCGCGTGGATCATGTGCGGCAAGACAAACAGCGCAATCATCAGCGCAGGCGCGTAGATGATGTAAGCATGAAGAAGCAGGAACGCCAGCGGCGCGGTCAGGAAGATCAGCCGCGGAATACCGGATAAGAAGTGGAACATGGCGTTGACGTAGCACAGCCGCTGCGCCAGCTTTAACCCTTTCCCAAGCAGCGGGTTATCGAGACGGAAAATCTGTACCATCCCGCGAGCCCAGCGAATACGCTGGCCGATATGCGCCGAAAGTGACTCCGTTGCCAGACCTGCTGCCTGCGGGATCCGCATGTAGGCAGAGGTATAACCGCGACGGTGCAGACGCAGTGAAGTGTGGGCATCTTCGGTGACGGTTTCGACGGCAATGCCACCAATTTCATCCAGCGGTTTGCGGCGAATGACGGCACACGAACCACAGAAGAAGGTCGCATCCCACATGTCGTTCCCGTCCTGTACCAGACCGTAGAACAGCGTGCCTTCGTTTGGTGTTTTACGGAAACGGCCAAGGTTACGTTCAAACGGATCCGGCGAGAAGAAATGGTGTGGTGTCTGCATCATCGCCAGCGGTTTCTCTTTGAGGAACCAGCCCATCGTCATTTGCAGGAACGAGCGCGTCGGCACGTGGTCGCAGTCAAAGATGGCGACAAACTCCCCTGTGGCATATTTCAGCGCGTTGTTGATGTTCCCGGCTTTCGCGTGTTCGTGGGTGGTTCGGGCGACATACTCCACGCCCACCTCTTCCGCAAACTGGCGGAACTCTTCGCGGCCACCGTCATCAAGCACCCAGATTTTGAGTTTATCCTTCGGCCAGTCGATGCCCAACGCCGCGTAAATCGTGTTCTTCACGACGGTCAAGTCTTCGTTGTAGGTCGGCACAAAGAGATCGACAGTCGGCCACAGCGACGTATCTTTTGGCAACGGCACAGGCTGGCGATTGAGCGGCCAGACCACCTGGAAATAGCCCAGCACCAGTACAATCCAGGCGTAGGTTTCTGCAAACAACAGCACCAAACCACACACCAGGCTTACCGGATCATCCCAGTTCAGCGTCGAGGTATAACGCCACCAGATGTAGCGACAGGAGACGGTCAGCGACAGCACGATCAGCATCAGAGCGGAGAAGCGCCCCGGGATACGTCGCACCAGCAGCGCCACACCCCACAGCAGGATCAGGAAGGTGAACTGCGCCAGAGGGTTAAAGGGCTGAGTAATACAGACCAGAGCCAGAATGAGCGAGAACACCACGATCACGCCGAGGATAAAACGCCGCAATCCCGGATGCAGGTGCCCGAGTTCTTTGTGGTTATCCAGGTGACTGGTGCGATCGCCGACACGGTCGGGCAATTTATCCAGCCACTGGTGGTAGCGTTCACGTAATTGATGGGCACGTTCGAAGCTGCGCCAGCGTGTGGACTTGTTGTCCGACTGGGGCGTGGTCGCCACCAGCCAGATAGCCTGAATAAGATAAC belongs to Enterobacter cloacae and includes:
- a CDS encoding cellulose synthase regulator BcsB, which produces MGMSALPATMANAAPENAAATAASTVPVVAVTAASGQTENVAANLSAEGNTLSADQSVVGQVMPGVRGANAPVVAENAPSRDVKLTFAQIAPPPGSMVLRGINPDGGIEFGMRSDEVVSKAMLNLEYTPSPALLPVQSQLKVYLNDELMDVLPVTKEQLGKKTLAQVPINPLFITDFNRVRLEFVGHYRDVCENPASSTLWVDVGRNSSLQMTYQSLSLKNDLSSFPIPFFDPRDNRQLTLPVVFAASPDVTQQLAATIVASWFGSRSAWRGQNFPVMFDQLPDRNAVVFATNDKRPSFLRDHPDVKAPTVEIMSHPDNPYVKLLVVFGRDDKDLVQAAKGIAQGNVLFRGTSVVVDDVKPLLARKPYDAPNWVRTDRAITFGELKTYEEQLQSTGLEPAPVNLSLNLPPDLYLLHTNGIDINLKYRYTAPATKDSSRMDISLNNQFLQSFGLISTQDNNQLMLRLPVLQGLLDGKTDVSIPALKLGAVNQLRFDFQYMNPMPGGSADNCITFQPVQNHVVIGDESTIDFSKFYHFLAMPDLRAFANASFPFSRMADLSESIVVMPKAPNEAQVTTLLDTMASMGAQTGLPAINVTLTDDGSQIQNKDADIMLIGSIPDKLKDEKRVDLLVKATQSWVNTPLRQTEFPSIMPDSNDRQASVQTTVTSQGAMAAVVGFQSPYNDQRSVVALLADSPRGYTLLNNAMNDSGKRASMFGSVAIIRESGVNSLRVGDVYYVGHLPWFERLWYALANHPVLLAILAAVSVVLLAWVLWRLLRIISRRRLNPDRE
- a CDS encoding cellulose synthase catalytic subunit gives rise to the protein MATTPQSDNKSTRWRSFERAHQLRERYHQWLDKLPDRVGDRTSHLDNHKELGHLHPGLRRFILGVIVVFSLILALVCITQPFNPLAQFTFLILLWGVALLVRRIPGRFSALMLIVLSLTVSCRYIWWRYTSTLNWDDPVSLVCGLVLLFAETYAWIVLVLGYFQVVWPLNRQPVPLPKDTSLWPTVDLFVPTYNEDLTVVKNTIYAALGIDWPKDKLKIWVLDDGGREEFRQFAEEVGVEYVARTTHEHAKAGNINNALKYATGEFVAIFDCDHVPTRSFLQMTMGWFLKEKPLAMMQTPHHFFSPDPFERNLGRFRKTPNEGTLFYGLVQDGNDMWDATFFCGSCAVIRRKPLDEIGGIAVETVTEDAHTSLRLHRRGYTSAYMRIPQAAGLATESLSAHIGQRIRWARGMVQIFRLDNPLLGKGLKLAQRLCYVNAMFHFLSGIPRLIFLTAPLAFLLLHAYIIYAPALMIALFVLPHMIHASLTNSKIQGKYRHSFWSEIYETVLAWYIAPPTMVALINPHKGKFNVTAKGGLVKEEYVDWVISRPYIFLVLLNIVGVIAGVWRYFYGPENEILTVFVSMAWVFYNLIILGGAVAVSVESKQVRRAHRVEISMPAAIAREDGHLFSCTVHDFSDGGLGIKINGQAKVLEGQKVNLLLKRGQQEYVFPTQVVRVLGNEVGLQLMPLTKKQHIDFVQCTFARADTWALWQDSFPEDKPLESLLDILKLGFRGYRHLAEFAPSSVKLIFRTLTSLVSWVVSFIPRRPERDEAKQADPVMAQQ